The sequence TGATTGATTTCCAAATTGGAAAAAAACTCTCATTGATTATTAGGATAGCCAATAAGTGGTTGCCACGTGTTGTGGCCCCAATATTTTTTCTTTAGGTTATGATACATTCCGGTTGACTTGGACTTGGTAATTCCGATTCCGATCATATATGGTACTTACAAACAAAATTACTTGTTGGCCTAAACTAAATTtcttatataataataaaaaactctaTGAATAACACATTTTCAGACTATAATTATCTATCATATGATATGAGAAATGATATGTATATGTTATGTCAATTAATGAGTTTAGAACTCAAAAGAACAGACAACacaaaagtataaataaatataattagcTCATATATAAAATTGTAACATAAATTAAGTGTTTGAATAATTATTTAGAGTAATTTACGTACGTACCATTtaaggggaagaagaagaattcttGAATCCATGTCATGTGAGTTGAATTGTTCCGTGCGGATGGAAGCGATCGAACtccaaggaaggaaggaaggaagaaggaaggaagggGTCAATGGCTCAATGGTCCCATTCACCGTAACCAGTCAAGTCTGGCCAACACCAGCaccaaattaaaacaagaaaaatacactttgtaaaattctaaatacaaaacaaaatatgaaatatCTACTCACCCCTTTAATcccaaaataaataataaaatattacaaagacttcaccctccctccctctccttccCTCTGTCTGTCGCTGTGTCCTACTTATCCTGCGCACCGTCTTCCCGGTTATCCTGCGCCGCGCTTCCTCCGCCGGATTTGGTGCTCTCAGATCTCTCTCTACACAGAGCCACCCACCACAAGAGACAAGACTAGTCCCTTCCCTTGTAATTAGTTTACAATAAAGAGCAAGCAGCACCGACTTGTCCTTTTCCCCTAATTTTTCCTTCTTTCAGGTaccatctctctctttttcccATTCACTACTCTAATTCTCAGCTGCTGATACCGATCTATGTTGTTttacacaaacaaacaaagttggaattttgtttttgtttttggcggCGATTTGTTTGATCTCCGTGTTCAGTGGCTGAACTGAATTTGATTACTGGTTACCTAATACGTACTGAAACTTGTATATTCACATTTTATATGGGCTTAAATTTCAATCTCGTTTATTCAATTTAACTCTTAAAGgcgttttattttatatttttaatttttaattttgtttttgcttttgtttttgtgtggGTAAAGAATCATGAGCTGCTTTGGCTGTTGCGAAGACGATGATATGCATAAAGCGACCGACCATGGAGGTCAATACATGATGAAAAATCCAGCGGGTATTAATCCAATCCACTCTCTTACATCTGCGGCTTTGTGTTTGTATATTTTACTTCATTTCTTCTTGTATCTGTTTGTTCCGTCGCCAATTTTATCAATTTCCAACCGAGTTGAATTTCAACTCCACAGGAAACGAGGGAAGCCATCATGCCTCAGGAGCTGCACCCAGAGGTGCTCAACCCGTAAGGGTCCAGCCTATCGAAGTTCCTACCATACCATTTGACGAACTAAAGGAGATTACAGAAGGCTTTGGGACCAGTGCTTTGATCGGAGAGGGTTCATATGGAAGAGTATACTATGGGGTTCTTAAAAGTGGGCAGCATGCAGCAATCAAGAAGTTGGATGCCAGTAAACAACCTGATGAGGAATTTCTGGCCCAGGTTTAGACAAGAGAACCCGTTATTTACTTTTGTTATTGCCATGTTATTGAAacaagtttaaattcatttctaaATTGACGAATGACGGATACAGGTTTCTATGGTATCAAGGCTGAAACATGACCACTTTGTTCAACTGCTTGGTTACTGTGTTGATGGGGTTTCACGTGTTCTTGCCTACGAGTTTGCATCTAATGGATCCCTTCATGACATTCTACACGGTATGTAAGAGTAAGATAAAAGTGAAGCCTTAAAGATGGGATTGAGTTTATTGTTTCTAATCTAGCTGCGCAATCTTGGTCGATGCATTGTTTGTGCAAGGAAATCAACTATTTTGCTTTTTATTGTCTAATCTTATTTCTCTCAAAAGAAGTTTCTTTCATTGAGTGAGACTAGACTACTTGAGAGCTGTTGTCTTAGctgtttctggaaactatagTATTTGACCAGATAATTTTGCTAATACAGGAAGGAAAGGTGTTAAAGGGGCGCAACCTGGTCCAGTTTTATCGTGGGCACAACGTGTTAAAATTGCGGTGGGTGCTGCAAAAGGCCTTGAATATTTGCACGAAAAGGCTGATCCCCACATTATTCATCGCGACATCAAGTCTAGCAATGTACTCATATTTGATGATGATGTTGCTAAGATTGCAGACTTTGATTTGTCCAATCAAGCTCCAGATAATGCAGCACGTCTTCACTCCACTCGTGTGCTAGGAACTTTTGGCTATCATGCCCCTGAGTAAGCTTTTAATAGGTCCTTCAAAGAATGCTTTAGCAACGATGTAGCGCATTTGCTCTATTCTAAGCTAAAAATCAAACAGCCCCCTTCTTGATTGCTGAGAATCCTTTACATTACCTACCTAAGTGTTAAAGGCTAGGCAATAACCTACCTAATTTACTAATAGTGCTCCCTAAAAGTTTGGTATTAGGGTGCATGCAATGATCCccaaaattcattaattttatttgtgGTTTGCAGATATGCAATGACAGGACAGTTGAATGCCAAGAGTGATGTTTACAGTTTTGGTGTTGTCCTGCTTGAGCTTTTGACTGGACGAAAACCTGTTGATCATACATTACCACGGGGACAGCAGAGTCTAGTAACATGGGTACTATACCTGTGCTCTGTACACATAGCACGTGCCATCTGTTTTTGAAATTGTAGACATAAGAATATGTTCTTGTTCttatattgtaattttttttaagtcaaCCAAACTGATTTTTGAAGTATTTGGGTTGTCTTAGGCTACACCAAAGCTTAGTGAAGACAAAGTTAGGCAGTGTATTGATTCAAGACTTGGAGGAGAGTACCCACCAAAGGCGGTTGCAAAGGTAGTCACTATATCATTCCATGCATATATGCACACAAGCATACACCCACAAATATGCACTTCTGGTAATTCCTTGTTTCTGTTGGCACGAGGGTGGTGTTGCTGAACATGCATCTATTCCGTTTTTCCCCATACATTTGCATGTGGACAGTGATTTTGCTTACCAAAACATCTAAAACTTAATGCTATATTCTGTCTTGAATCTTGATTATAGATGGCTGCAGTTGCTGCCTTGTGCGTGCAATATGAGGCTGATTTCCGCCCAAACATGAGCATTGTTGTTAAAGCCCTCCAACCCCTGTTAAATGCTCGTCATGGACCTGCCGGTGAATCACCAAACTTGTGAATCTCTCAATCTCCCTCTGTCTCTCCCTTTGCCTCTGAAGGTGTGGCATGTGTGCATGTATAAGTAATTCAGCATGCAATTATTGTAACAAAAGGGGATAGAGTTCTGAGGGTGGTCTGGTGGTATATTGTTTGCACAATGTTCTATATGCttcgttttcttcttctttttttcctctttttgaaAGAGATGTACTATATTGCTTCATTATTTGCGGTGTATTTGATTTGTTCATAATGCAAGGTGGTATTTCATGTttttaagagcatctccaaaatATGCGATAGAAtaaccaaaactttattttaaagtgtctGCGGTGGTGGGTCGGATAGTTTGAGAGTCATGTTTGACTCATCCTCTGATCACTTGAAGATGACGCATGTTGCTAGCTTTGAGAGCGTGCTACAATACCATCTTCTACAAATATATTGTTGAGGCTTCGGTCTCTTCTTTACCTGTCAAGACTTCGGTCTCCTCTTTGGTGCTTGGGGTGCTGGAAGCGAAGCatgcagaaagattgaagaagTTGCTAGGTTTCCTTGTATTTTGCGTTTTCTGTTATGGGCTCCAATTTCTGTTTTGGGCCACTTGTACATGTCTTTTGTAATGATGGCTTCCCTGCCTTCCTTAGGTCTTTTCTTGGTTGTGTGAGGGGTGACGTTTTGTTAGCATCAGATGCGGCGTCAAGGTTTCTTGTATCCCCTTACACTACTTGGTGTTTTTTGCTTTAACTTGGTTGATTGCCTCCTTGTAGGCTTTCTTTGTATCCTATTGGCATCTTTGCCCTGATATTGAAGTATCAGTtctccaaaccaaaaaaaaaaaaccattcaaCAGATTCTATAAAAGAGTTTATGTTATAGCAAAATGAACTATCACCTTTTAAATTTAAAGAGCAATGTTTCATcaactaatattaaaaaaattaataaaatttaggGTGGAAGTTTGAGgcagaagaaaaggaagagagaacATTGACTTGAAAAATATGTGGGTTGagtttgaattattaataaTACATTGTTCAAAGATTGTTAAAATTGAGAGTGCTATTGGACATGAAAATTTATATTGAGTAGCTAAAGTAATATTTTAACATTGTTTACCttttaatttaatgttaatttttatgctaatattataaaataggTGATAGAAATTTATAGAGAGTTTTACATTTGATAATCTCCTTAACATTTATATACAAAGAATGTTTCTATGTAGATATGTACGTCATAATTACACGTGTGCTCAGTTAGGTGAGGCCATTTAGTGAGGCCATTTGGTCAATGGCAATAATTCAAAGCTTGATTTATTAGTCAAATTGATTAGTATGAATGAGTATTAGCATTGAAAAAAATAAgtcttaaaaaatatattaaaaaaaggaaaataaacgtgttgttcttttttttttgtttacttgttGCCATGTTTGTGTGAAACCAATGGCTAAGGCCAAGAGTTGGTAGGTGAATTGCACATCAAAATCTAGTCACTTGTGCACAACTACATTTCCACTGTAATTTTTGACAATTGAATTCTGATGATCGTGGCCTTATCAACCATCAGAATTCAATTGTAGTTCAAGTTCAAGTTTGTCTTTGACAAAAATCGAATATAATCCCTCTCAtatacaagtaaagaggaatattactagaccatagtactaagtgatgaTTTAGTATGATTttgaccaaagaaaaaaaaaaaaaatcaaatgcttcaaaatcaaacccaaaccgttggttttggttttgagctTTTGTAAACTGCCCCAAATAAATTTATACCGACCATTTTACATCtttgtttttatattatattatttttatatttttaatactCTTAGGTGTTGTTTGTTAGAAAGATTAGTTTGGATATGACCACTCACTATATTAAAGACATTTTGAAggaagaaataaataataaCTTCTCTATTTTGTCTAAGTTGTAGGGTTGTTTACGAAAAAAAATTGTCCTTTTAATCCAAATATTTTGTGGGGATTTGTagggattatttttttaataaacttcaacttgagtttttttatttttacttagaGAGGACATGGGGTGAGGTTTTAAAAGAACAACAAAATGTGGTTTGTGCCAAATTACATTATTactcatgattttattttttgataaaaaattaaattgtctTTTCACCTCTTTTTAGTTGATAAAAAAGATTTTATGAATATGTAGTTTAAATTAAATGTAAAAACCTATTTCAGTAATTGAACTTTTATAATAATaacttgaaaaaaataaatatgtcaAGTTTTGTCTAAGTTAATATCATCACTACAATCCGAAAAGAAAATATAAGCGGTAAAAGACAAAAGTATCCCTCCTCGACTCGCATACCATAATACCGTTAGGCCTGCTTGCATAAAGCAGGGGTAAATtaggaaaataaataaagaaaattaatttgaggtttaataaaaaagataaaaaagcgTTGTATGTGAATAATAGTATGAGTGattttttagaataaaaatatcattttttgttaaaataaacagagtaaactgtcgatttgccccctgaactatcacccaactttcgatttcccccctgaactttttaattggaaaattaaggacttaaactaatttttttggccgatttcccccctaccgttagtttttcataaatttcatccaaattaacgttaactcttATCATGTGCAAACCACGTAACTCTCATTTGTGGACAAAAGCGTCATTTCACTAGACCTTCAGACAGAAAAGctatagaatcacacatatttgcataggtttatattttagaaatctaaggttttcaattattttaaagaatgaagtgaccgaactacccacacatgttgtgcatatgcttccatttaacagaaatttggatggaatgaatgaaaaattaacagcagggggcaaatcggccaaaaaaattagtttaagtccttaattttccaattaaaaagttcagggggcaaatcgaaagttgggtgatagttcagggggcaaatcgacagtttactcAAATAAACAGGACCGAAAGTGTTTCATTAAAACTTCTAAATGAATAACCCGTGCCCCGAAGGTGGtgggagaaaattttcattgtcaCAGGAACAttggtggtacaccacgtgtttttacataaatgatgaaaaattatatattttttaaaattattaacattttaacacacGTATTTCACATCATTAGTGTAATAAGACGTGTATGAGTGACATTAAAAATTCTGTCGGGGGAGGCGAGGGATATTATTTGAGTAAGCGAGTgaaaaagaatcaaaataaaagcaaaagaaaagaaaagaataaagaaagacGGAGGAACGGCTGGAGTCCAAACACTCCAACCCAGAAGTCTATCAACCAACAAAATTGACAAGGCAGGCTCCAGACAGATCAATCTGCAATTCCTAGAAAAGAATCACCCATAcaacaagaaggagaagaagaagaagtaggaGTAGCGAATCAATCAGTCGGATTTCGATTCTAATTTGGTGTGTTGATGTTTTGAAGAACCGACCGTCTTCGTTCGTCAGTAATCGTTAGATCTCGAGCTTTTAGAGGGCGACAATGCGTGGGGATGTGAACGGAAGCACCACGGCGGCGGGGGCGCCCTCCATGGGTATGGCGGAGGCGCAGTACGTGAACGCCAAAACGTCGGTGTGGTGGGACATAGAGAACTGCCAGGTCCCTAAAGGCTGCGATGCCCACGCCATCGCCCAGAACATCAGTTCCGCCCTCGTGAACATGAATTATTGTGGGCCCGTCTCCATCTCCGCCTACGGCGACACCCACGGCATCCCTACTTCTGTTCAGCACTCCCTCTCCAGCACCGGCATCGGCCTTAACCACGTCCCCGCCGGTACtttcttgtttaattttctAAATAATTAAATTGAAGAACTCGCCTACAAGATGGTGGCTAACCGTTTCTGGTTGTTGTTTTGCTTGGCCTGCTGCTGTTTTTTAATTCTTCCGATACG is a genomic window of Malus domestica chromosome 09, GDT2T_hap1 containing:
- the LOC103405957 gene encoding pto-interacting protein 1 translates to MSCFGCCEDDDMHKATDHGGQYMMKNPAGNEGSHHASGAAPRGAQPVRVQPIEVPTIPFDELKEITEGFGTSALIGEGSYGRVYYGVLKSGQHAAIKKLDASKQPDEEFLAQVSMVSRLKHDHFVQLLGYCVDGVSRVLAYEFASNGSLHDILHGRKGVKGAQPGPVLSWAQRVKIAVGAAKGLEYLHEKADPHIIHRDIKSSNVLIFDDDVAKIADFDLSNQAPDNAARLHSTRVLGTFGYHAPEYAMTGQLNAKSDVYSFGVVLLELLTGRKPVDHTLPRGQQSLVTWATPKLSEDKVRQCIDSRLGGEYPPKAVAKMAAVAALCVQYEADFRPNMSIVVKALQPLLNARHGPAGESPNL